A window of the Microtus pennsylvanicus isolate mMicPen1 chromosome 4, mMicPen1.hap1, whole genome shotgun sequence genome harbors these coding sequences:
- the Fem1c gene encoding protein fem-1 homolog C: MDLKTAVFNAARDGKLRLLTKLLASKSKEEVSSLISEKTNGATPLLMAARYGHLDMVEFLLEQCSASIEVGGSVNFDGETIEGAPPLWAASAAGHLKVVQSLLNHGASVNNTTLTNSTPLRAACFDGHLEIVKYLVEHKADLEVSNRHGHTCLMISCYKGHKEIAQYLLEKGADVNRKSVKGNTALHDCAESGSLDIMKMLLMYCAKMEKDGYGMTPLLSASVTGHTNIVDFLTHHAQTSKTERINALELLGATFVDKKRDLLGALKYWKKAMNMRYSDRTNIISKPVPQTLIMAYDYAKEVNSAEELEGLIADPDEMRMQALLIRERILGPSHPDTSYYIRYRGAVYADSGNFKRCINLWKYALDMQQSNLDPLSPMTASSLLSFAELFSFMLQDRAKGLLGTTVTFDDLMGILCKSVLEIERAIKQTQCPADPLQLNKALSIILHLICLLEKVPCTLEQDHFKKQTIYRFLKLHPRGKNNFSPLHLAVDKNTTCVGRYPVCKFPSLQVTAILIECGADVNVRDSDDNSPLHIAALNNHPDIMNLLIKSGAHFDATNLHKQTASDLLDEKEIAKNLIQPINHTTLQCLAARVIVNHRIYYKGHIPEKLETFVSLHR; the protein is encoded by the exons ATGGATCTAAAGACAGCCGTGTTCAACGCAGCGCGCGATGGCAAACTCCGGCTCCTCACCAAATTGCTGGCAAGCAAATCCAAAGAGGAGGTTTCCTCCTTGATCTCGGAAAAAACAAATGGGGCCACGCCACTCTTGATGGCTGCTAGGTATGGGCACCTCGACATGGTGGAGTTCCTTCTAGAGCAGTGCAGCGCTTCAATCGAAGTCGGGGGCTCTGTCAATTTCGACGGGGAAACCATCGAGGGGGCACCCCCTTTATGGGCCGCGTCTGCAGCAGGACATCTGAAGGTTGTCCAGTCTTTGTTAAATCATGGAGCGTCCGTCAACAACACGACTCTAACCAATTCAACTCCTCTTCGAGCTGCGTGCTTTGATGGCCACTTGGAAATAGTGAAGTACCTTGTAGAACACAAAGCCGATTTGGAAGTGTCCAACCGACATGGGCATACATGCTTGATGATTTCCTGCTACAAAGGGCACAAAGAGATCGCTCAGTATTTACTTGAAAAGGGGGCAGATGTTAATAGAAAAAGTGTTAAAG GCAATACAGCATTGCATGATTGTGCAGAGTCTGGAAGCTTGGACATCATGAAGATGCTGCTTATGTATTGTGCCAAGATGGAAAAAGATGGCTATGGAATGACTCCTCTTCTCTCAGCAAGTGTGACTGGTCACACCAATATTGTGGATTTTCTTACACACCATGCCCAGACCAGCAAGACAGAGCGTATCAATGCTCTAGAGCTTCTGGGAGCTACATTTGTCGATAAAAAGAGAGATTTACTTGGGGCTTTGAAATACTGGAAAAAGGCAATGAACATGAGGTACAGTGATAGGACTAATATAATCAGTAAACCAGTTCCACAGACACTAATAATGGCTTATGATTATGCCAAGGAGGTAAACAGTGCAGAAGAGTTAGAAGGTCTCATTGCTGATCCTGATGAGATGAGAATGCAAGCACTGTTAATTAGAGAACGTATTCTCGGTCCTTCCCATCCTGATACCTCTTACTACATCAGATACCGGGGCGCTGTCTATGCCGACTCTGGAAATTTTAAACGATGCATCAACCTATGGAAGTATGCTTTGGATATGCAGCAGAGCAATTTGGACCCTTTAAGCCCAATGACTGCCAGCAGCCTACTGTCTTTCGCGGAACTATTTTCCTTTATGCTACAGGACAGGGCTAAAGGCTTGCTGGGTACCACAGTTACATTTGATGATCTCATGGGCATATTGTGCAAAAGCGTCCTTGAAATTGAGCGAGCTATCAAACAAACTCAGTGTCCAGCTGACCCATTGCAGTTGAATAAGGCTCTTTCCATCATTTTGCATTTAATTTGCTTACTAGAAAAAGTTCCTTGTACTCTAGAACAGGACCATTTCAAAAAGCAGACTATCTACAGGTTTCTTAAGCTGCATCCAAGAGGAAAGAATAACTTcagtcctctgcatctggctgtgGACAAGAATACTACATGTGTAGGGCGATACCCTGTCTGTAAGTTTCCATCTCTGCAAGTTACTGCGATACTGATAGAATGTGGTGCTGATGTGAACGTCAGGGACTCTGATGACAACAGTCCCCTGCATATCGCTGCTCTGAACAACCATCCAGACATCATGAATCTCCTTATTAAATCAGGTGCACATTTTGATGCCACAAACTTACACAAACAAACTGCTAGTGACTTACTGGACGAGAAGGAGATAGCTAAAAATCTGATCCAGCCCATAAATCATACCACCTTGCAGTGTCTCGCTGCTCGTGTCATTGTGAATCATAGAATATATTATAAAGGGCATATCCCAGAAAAGCTAGAGACCTTTGTTTCACTTCATAGATGA